Genomic DNA from Lepeophtheirus salmonis chromosome 9, UVic_Lsal_1.4, whole genome shotgun sequence:
aaagattgcAGTTCAAGAGCCTTATGAAACTCTGAGCAATGTCGGGTGTTTCAGGTAGTAATTAATACACGAGGAAATTTATAATGCATGCACGTATTTATTCAGACAAAATGTATAGtttacaaattcataattaaaaactaaGGGAATAATGTAGATTTACACCTGTTTTTGGTAGAGAGTGTAAGCGGTCTGCTTCGTTGCAGCAATTGTATGACTATAATTCATGTACCCTTCACTCGTAAAGGACCGTTGAGTGAAGAAAACCAGAGAGCCTGATGTTTTGTCATAAGCATTGAAACGCATTAGCTTATAATTTGTAGCATTGTCTTTCAAAACCTCTGcatcaaatttcatttcaacTCCTGAAGATGTGTATGGcctttttccttcctttctCCATGTTATAGAGGCATTGTAGGGAGTACCACTGGGCTCTAAAAAAACAgcaatattaacataaaatataaacaaggaGTTTTGGAACATTACGTATTCCTGTAATTTTGTAACCCTCTTCAGTTAGTTGAATACATTGCATCGTTATTGGACCTTTGCTATATGCAGTGGCATTTGCCTTGCTAACACCGAGCTTCATTAAATACTCTACTGTACCACTTCgtctttctttcatttcaagCCATGATCCTTGAAACAAAAAGGATGGCCTATTTTGTCCggagataaaatttaatacaaatttatttcactaGTAATTCAACTTACTTGGAAACCTCAGAAGTGGTTACTCCAACCAAGACAAGAGCTACAATGATAAAACACTTCATGATGAACTCAAAAACTGACTTAACTTAGCATTCTtcattactacatatatatttttttttacaagtgcaaagtaatattttatatactaatgaCGTGgatagtttaaaatatgaaatgtaataataaaaactacaaaaaaaaataggacgTATCCATTCAATGGATCGTCAATTCTAGTCCTGAATGCAAACCTTAGACTTTATGATGTGTTTCAAGTCCTTCCCCcttattgattttataagaataatttgatttctagttattttacttaatacaatataattatattattttttgagccTTATGCATccttatatcataaaaatatgtttcatccGTATAAGATTATGATAGCTAAGGGATTTATCTTTTTGATGATACTCCTGCTAAAAATTTTACGATTAAGTATTCGCTGTTAATTAGTCAAAAACAATCTCTTACTATGTTTAAcattgtatatgaaatattgaataacactTAGTTAAGAAGTCTATCCTCACAgagatacataattattttttagataataacttctactttatattttaatctgccattttgtttattatcatCTAAATTATCTCCAACCTTAATTCGTCTTTGTCATAATGTACCAAAGTGTTTAAATTGGATTCTGTAGGATAAATAACAAAGAGTTACTGATTTTTTTGAACGGcagaacattaaaataatcacaTCTAAAGAATGAGAATGTAGTTCCATCAGACTTGAtctttttaaacactttttaaaagtatgattcTTTGAACATAATGATCCGTCTTCTTATGTTTCTTTGCTAGGATGTCTCGTTGGATTGAGAGTTTAGAATGATCTTCTTACGGCTATCAGTatcttctttcattcttggtTGGGCATTTAAATGCTAAGGgatatagaaaatcaaaaatgtttttgcaggtcaattttcacttgacttaaaactttttattcgacGTTTA
This window encodes:
- the LOC121124570 gene encoding uncharacterized protein translates to MKCFIIVALVLVGVTTSEVSKPSFLFQGSWLEMKERRSGTVEYLMKLGVSKANATAYSKGPITMQCIQLTEEGYKITGIQPSGTPYNASITWRKEGKRPYTSSGVEMKFDAEVLKDNATNYKLMRFNAYDKTSGSLVFFTQRSFTSEGYMNYSHTIAATKQTAYTLYQKQV